In Trichocoleus sp. FACHB-46, the genomic stretch CTAAGCACAGTGAGATTCTTAACTACGGCCCTCTTACCCTTGTACCGGAGCGGTTTGAGGCGATTTGGTTTGATCACACCGTCAAGTTAACTCATTTAGAATTTGAGCTATTACATTGTCTGTTGCAGCGGCACGGCCAGACGGTTTCTCCCAGCGAAATCCTCAAGGAAGTTTGGGGCTATGACCCAGATGATGACATTGAAACGATTCGGGTGCATGTGAGACATCTGAGAACCAAACTGGAACCCGACCCTCGCCATCCGCGCTATATCAAAACTGTCTATGGCGCAGGCTATTGCTTAGAGCTACCCGGTAATGAAAAGTCAGAAAATTCAGAGGAACTGTTGGTGGAGTAATTCCCGGCAGTTCTGAAAATTATTCTGCCACTGATAACAGCTCAGCCTGCAATCGCTCCTCACTCAATGCAGGCTAGCTTTTGTTTGGTGTTGCGACTGCTATTCTTACTCATGATTTCTAGCCCACTCACACTGGTTCCAGCGTTGATGAAGTGCTTCTTGGCTAGGTTTGTAAGTTGTAGCTGAAGGAAGGCGCAACTTTTTCTGATGCAGATCGCTATAGCTGCTTTGGCGAAGGCTAGGGTGAAGCAATACTGTATGAGTTTCTGGCTCTATGGCAATTAAGTTGAGGTCAAAAAGCGTGTGTAAATCACCTCTTAGCAATAGTCCATTCACAATTTGATTGCTGCCATTATCGCTATAAGGAATAATGTGAGCTGCTTCTAAAGCCTCTTCTACATCACAGTTTGTTATGGCACATCGGCTGTCATATACATCAATCAAATTTTGTCGAAATAGAGACTGCCCTTGCCGTCGAATAATAGAAACAAGAATTTTTCTTTTAGCCTCTTGAAGATTCTTGGCTACCCCAGGAGCATCGATAATATGCTTTCTTATACGAGAAAGCTCACTAACTTCCAGCGTTTTACTAGAAGCTAATATCTTAATTTTCTCCCCTGCGTTTTTAGAGTTAACTAAATCTGATTTGTCCAGAAATAGTTTTTGAGCTACGGTAAAATCTTCTATAGCTTTTTGTTTGTTGCCTAACTCAGCATGAATAATTCCTCGTTGGTAATAAGCAACTGAATTATCAGCAGGCTCTATTTGAGTTGCTTCAGTGTAGTTTTGCAATGCTTCATGCTGTTTTCCTAGCTTTTGATATGCATTGCCTCGACCGATATATGCTTTGGTTAGGTTAGGGTTGACGTGAATTGCTTGCGAGAATTTGTCAATAGCTTCTACATATAGTTTTTGGTTGATACTATCTTGTCCTGCTCTGTAGAGGGCTTCTGCTAAATGCACCCCAAATCCTTGCCTTGACAGATTTAAAGCATGTTTTTCCCAACACTCATTTAATAAGGTGATGCATTCTTCTCTAAAACTTCCTCCAGACCCCTGGAAATGGAAGTTGGCTTTTGAAAACTGTGGATCTTGCTTGAGCCGTTTGATTTCTAGAGGTTGGTTGTAATCAACAACTGAGTACCATTCATGAGCAACAGCTAAAATTACATTTCCTTCCTCGTCATAGCATGCTTGATATGCTTCACTGACATTGCTGTAGTTTTTTTCTAAAAGCCTGAGTTGATACTCTTTTTCAGCAGCAACAATGCGTCCGTATGCAAAGAAGCCTAGAGGTTCACTGCCTACTCTTTTGAAGTAAGCGGCATCATTGACTTCTATGGACTTAACACTGCCACAAGTCCATACACCTCGATGAACTTTACCTCTGGACAATAATTCTTTTGCTTCTTTTATTTCATCCTCAACACCGTGATACCAGGTTTCTCTATTACACAAAAATACTCTCGTTGGCATCCAGATCTCCTAGCTGATATTTCTCTGTCTCACAAAATAGTTTTCCCAATTGTTACAATTTTTAGTGGTTAGATTTTGTGAAGGTAAGTTTTGAACTTAATTTCACAAAATCTAAGAAATATTTTTAATTAGCATAAAAAACGATCGCCCAACTATTAAGTCAAGCGATCGCGATTGGAGTAATTGCGAATTGAGAAACTTAGCGCTAAATCAGTTAGGGAGCGAGGGCGTTACCGCGCAGCAAGCTACCAATCGTTTTAGCCGTGATTTTGAGTTGTACCAAGGGATTAGCAGGCACAACGGTTTTGTAAAGGTAGCTGTCGAATGTGAGCTTCTGCACATCCATGTCGGCGCACATTTCTACAAACGCTTCGCGGGTGGCATCTGAGCGATAAAAGACAGATTGTAAGATGTCCAACACCTTATAGGTGAGGCCGTACATTTTATCCCAACGCTTGATGTACACCTTCAAATCAGCTTCGGTGGGAATCCGCTGGCCCTGGTTAGAAAATTCCACAATGGCTTCAGCGCACATCCGAGCGGACTTCGCCGCAAAGTAAATCCCTTCACCCGAAGACTTGGTGACAGTACCCGCAGCATCACCGACCAGAGCCACACGACCCACGACCCGGCGGGGTCTGGGGTGCTCAGGGATGGGGTGAGCTTCTACCTTGATGATTTCGCCACCTTCGAGACGCTTAGCAGCACGGGCGCGAATCCCTGCTTGCAGCTTCTTGATGTCAGCTTTGTTCACGTGCATTGTGCCCGTGCCCACCGCTACGTGGTCATATTTGGGGAAAACCCAAGCGTAGAAATCAGTAGAAACGTCGTCACCGACATACATTTCTGCCAGATCTTGGTAGTAAGCCATTTTGTCTTCCGGCAAGCGAATCCGCTCTTGGAAGGCGATCGCATAGTTGTAGTCTCCTGCGTCAATGGCTTTGGCAATCCGGGAGTTAGCCCCATCTGCCCCCACGACCAAGTCAACTTGCAAAGTCTTAGCAGTGCCTTCTAAGCTGCCATCCGAGTGGTCAGCATAGTGCAGTGTGTAAGGGTCCTTGTTGTTGCTGGGAATCTCAAGTTTATGAACAGTG encodes the following:
- a CDS encoding tetratricopeptide repeat protein — translated: MPTRVFLCNRETWYHGVEDEIKEAKELLSRGKVHRGVWTCGSVKSIEVNDAAYFKRVGSEPLGFFAYGRIVAAEKEYQLRLLEKNYSNVSEAYQACYDEEGNVILAVAHEWYSVVDYNQPLEIKRLKQDPQFSKANFHFQGSGGSFREECITLLNECWEKHALNLSRQGFGVHLAEALYRAGQDSINQKLYVEAIDKFSQAIHVNPNLTKAYIGRGNAYQKLGKQHEALQNYTEATQIEPADNSVAYYQRGIIHAELGNKQKAIEDFTVAQKLFLDKSDLVNSKNAGEKIKILASSKTLEVSELSRIRKHIIDAPGVAKNLQEAKRKILVSIIRRQGQSLFRQNLIDVYDSRCAITNCDVEEALEAAHIIPYSDNGSNQIVNGLLLRGDLHTLFDLNLIAIEPETHTVLLHPSLRQSSYSDLHQKKLRLPSATTYKPSQEALHQRWNQCEWARNHE
- the chlP gene encoding geranylgeranyl reductase, which translates into the protein MALRVAVVGGGPAGSSAAETLAKAGIETYLFERKLDNAKPCGGAIPLCMVEEFDLPLNIIDRQVRKMKMISPSNVEVSIGSTLKEGEYIGMCRREVLDGFMRDRAEKLGAKLINGTVHKLEIPSNNKDPYTLHYADHSDGSLEGTAKTLQVDLVVGADGANSRIAKAIDAGDYNYAIAFQERIRLPEDKMAYYQDLAEMYVGDDVSTDFYAWVFPKYDHVAVGTGTMHVNKADIKKLQAGIRARAAKRLEGGEIIKVEAHPIPEHPRPRRVVGRVALVGDAAGTVTKSSGEGIYFAAKSARMCAEAIVEFSNQGQRIPTEADLKVYIKRWDKMYGLTYKVLDILQSVFYRSDATREAFVEMCADMDVQKLTFDSYLYKTVVPANPLVQLKITAKTIGSLLRGNALAP